One genomic window of Bradyrhizobium sp. B124 includes the following:
- a CDS encoding antibiotic biosynthesis monooxygenase, translated as MIGEVIVVGDLKLRDDASLDEYSRLGERMYDIVSRLPGFLSVKSFKAADGEELTLFRFASEEALETWRHHPEHVETMQRGHAEFYASGFLQICKVIREVGPFEHA; from the coding sequence ATGATCGGTGAAGTCATTGTGGTCGGTGACCTGAAGTTGCGGGATGACGCCTCGCTCGACGAATACAGCCGGCTGGGCGAACGCATGTACGACATCGTCAGCCGCCTTCCGGGATTCCTGTCGGTGAAATCGTTCAAGGCGGCGGATGGCGAGGAGCTCACCCTGTTTCGCTTTGCCTCGGAAGAGGCGCTTGAGACCTGGCGCCATCATCCGGAACATGTCGAAACCATGCAGCGCGGACATGCCGAATTCTACGCCAGCGGCTTCCTGCAGATCTGCAAGGTGATCCGCGAAGTCGGCCCGTTTGAGCATGCGTAA